The proteins below come from a single Arthrobacter sp. zg-Y1171 genomic window:
- a CDS encoding DUF6966 domain-containing protein, which produces MPQSVEDVRDEILSAASAVRAAARVDDDEWRSGVANRIEHMFAGITEVSDLRERAADCLRLYGGMGSFADVGTEAMAGAVTKLRVPLVRARTFAFD; this is translated from the coding sequence ATGCCGCAAAGTGTTGAAGACGTCCGCGATGAAATCCTTTCGGCCGCTTCTGCCGTCCGAGCCGCAGCGAGGGTGGACGACGACGAGTGGCGGAGCGGGGTGGCAAACCGGATTGAGCACATGTTTGCCGGCATTACCGAAGTCTCCGACCTGCGGGAGAGGGCCGCTGACTGCCTGCGCCTGTACGGAGGGATGGGCTCCTTTGCGGACGTCGGCACCGAGGCCATGGCTGGCGCGGTCACCAAGCTGCGCGTGCCTTTGGTCCGTGCGCGCACTTTCGCGTTTGACTAG
- a CDS encoding HNH endonuclease signature motif containing protein → MTVGDGGKPDAGTTGPASTSTATPSGFPAETDPVETVFPNGAAETRAAGDTADAYPDGFTGTLALQNLEAFDEAAVGEALVRVEHLISWGQAQRAHLLNRMEEIFRDKFFDPSERDKPGIAFSLAAAECAAILNVPQVTGQRLLSEAGQLCGTHTATLAGLEEGRFSYQHAQVVLEQCQNVPAEKLPGFEADLLKAAEGQTRAQFSAKARRLREKTFPETVSKRHLTAFEQRKVTLDREEDGMSCLSAHLRAAEAQQIYTALSTCARGEQAGGDPRTTDQLRADILAQLLMGGSRGLFATAGARDKAGSRDASGTRPGTGHTSNDTGAATRDEDGTGFGNGPEGAPDRPTGPDDGIVPRAEIMVLISAETLFGADDQPAELHGYGPISAEEARRLARNAVGWTGLAQNPHTGEILGVGRRRKVPAGLRRWLRARDGTCRFPGCRVSTANADIDHTIDWARGGPTDHGNLEHLCRRHHRFKTLGYWKACQPIPGVIEWTSPTGRVYRAEPFLDLVSQQPTDPRTDHKQRLPDLGTAHATTDHEKNIPEAPPPF, encoded by the coding sequence GTGACTGTCGGTGACGGCGGGAAGCCCGACGCCGGCACGACCGGACCTGCCTCCACTTCCACGGCTACCCCTTCTGGTTTCCCCGCCGAAACCGACCCGGTGGAAACGGTTTTTCCGAATGGAGCCGCGGAAACCCGCGCCGCCGGGGACACTGCTGATGCTTACCCGGACGGTTTCACCGGGACCCTTGCGTTGCAGAACCTTGAAGCCTTCGACGAAGCCGCGGTTGGTGAGGCCTTGGTCCGGGTGGAGCATCTGATTTCCTGGGGGCAGGCGCAGCGGGCCCACCTGTTGAACCGCATGGAGGAAATCTTCCGGGACAAGTTCTTCGACCCGTCGGAGCGGGATAAACCCGGGATCGCTTTCAGCCTCGCGGCTGCCGAATGTGCCGCCATCCTGAATGTTCCGCAGGTGACCGGTCAGCGGCTGCTGAGCGAGGCCGGGCAGCTGTGCGGCACCCATACGGCGACCCTGGCAGGGCTGGAGGAGGGGCGGTTCTCGTACCAGCATGCCCAGGTGGTCCTGGAGCAGTGCCAGAACGTTCCTGCGGAGAAACTCCCCGGGTTCGAGGCCGACCTGCTGAAGGCTGCGGAGGGTCAGACGCGGGCGCAGTTCTCCGCCAAGGCCCGGCGGCTGCGCGAAAAGACGTTCCCGGAGACGGTCAGCAAAAGGCACCTGACCGCTTTCGAACAGCGCAAGGTCACCCTGGACCGCGAAGAAGACGGTATGTCCTGCCTGTCGGCTCACCTGCGTGCGGCGGAAGCGCAGCAGATCTATACCGCTCTCAGCACTTGCGCGCGGGGTGAGCAGGCGGGAGGGGATCCTCGGACCACGGACCAGCTGCGTGCCGATATTTTGGCGCAGCTGCTGATGGGCGGCAGCCGGGGACTTTTCGCGACTGCCGGAGCCCGAGACAAGGCCGGTTCCCGAGACGCGTCCGGAACCCGACCCGGCACCGGCCACACCAGCAATGACACTGGCGCAGCCACCCGGGACGAGGACGGAACCGGCTTTGGCAACGGCCCGGAGGGCGCACCCGATCGCCCAACAGGACCGGACGATGGAATCGTCCCGAGGGCGGAAATCATGGTCCTGATCAGCGCAGAGACCCTCTTCGGAGCCGACGACCAGCCGGCAGAACTGCACGGCTACGGCCCCATCAGCGCCGAAGAAGCCCGCCGACTGGCCCGCAACGCCGTCGGATGGACCGGACTGGCCCAAAACCCGCACACCGGAGAGATCCTGGGCGTGGGACGGCGCAGAAAGGTCCCTGCCGGGCTTCGCCGCTGGCTCCGCGCAAGGGACGGAACCTGCAGGTTTCCCGGCTGCCGGGTCAGCACCGCAAATGCGGACATCGACCACACCATCGACTGGGCGCGCGGCGGTCCCACGGACCACGGGAACCTTGAACACCTCTGCCGCCGGCACCACCGGTTCAAGACTCTGGGCTATTGGAAAGCGTGCCAGCCCATCCCCGGGGTGATTGAGTGGACTTCGCCGACCGGCCGAGTCTATCGCGCAGAGCCGTTTCTCGATTTGGTTTCTCAGCAGCCGACGGACCCGCGGACGGATCATAAGCAGCGGCTCCCGGACCTAGGGACGGCGCACGCGACGACAGACCATGAGAAAAACATTCCTGAAGCCCCACCGCCGTTTTGA